From Streptomyces sp. GSL17-111, one genomic window encodes:
- a CDS encoding Fpg/Nei family DNA glycosylase produces the protein MPELPEVAALRDVLADRLTGRTVATVRPVAVSVLKTFDPPVTALEGATFTAVARHGKFLDLVAGELHLVVHLARAGWLRWHETVPRTPPRPGRGPLALRLQLAGADRSGFDLTEAGTRKRLAVYVVRDPADVPGVARLGPDPLAPGFTLAAFRELLAGRRHRIKGVLRDQSVIAGIGNAYSDEILHAARMSPYRLAADLSEGETATLYEAMGATLRDAVERARGLAAGELKAEKKLGLRVHGRTGEPCPVCGEPVREVSFADSSLQYCPRCQTGGRVLADRRMSRLLK, from the coding sequence ATGCCCGAACTGCCCGAGGTGGCGGCGCTCCGCGACGTCCTGGCCGACCGCCTCACCGGTCGGACCGTGGCCACGGTCCGACCGGTGGCGGTCAGCGTCCTGAAGACGTTCGACCCGCCGGTCACCGCGCTGGAGGGGGCGACGTTCACCGCCGTCGCCCGGCACGGCAAGTTCCTCGACCTCGTCGCCGGGGAGCTGCACCTCGTCGTCCACCTGGCCCGGGCGGGCTGGCTGCGCTGGCACGAGACCGTGCCGCGGACACCGCCACGGCCGGGCCGGGGTCCGCTGGCGCTGCGGCTGCAGCTCGCGGGTGCCGACCGGTCCGGTTTCGACCTGACGGAGGCCGGAACCCGCAAGCGGCTCGCGGTGTACGTCGTCCGCGACCCGGCCGACGTCCCCGGCGTCGCGCGGCTCGGGCCGGACCCGCTCGCCCCCGGCTTCACCCTGGCGGCGTTCCGGGAGCTCCTGGCGGGCCGGCGGCACCGGATCAAGGGCGTCCTGCGCGACCAGAGCGTCATCGCGGGCATCGGCAACGCCTACTCGGACGAGATCCTGCACGCGGCCCGCATGTCCCCCTACCGGCTCGCCGCCGACCTCTCCGAGGGCGAGACCGCGACGCTGTACGAGGCGATGGGCGCCACGCTGCGGGACGCCGTCGAGCGGGCCCGGGGGCTGGCGGCCGGAGAGCTGAAGGCGGAGAAGAAGCTCGGCCTGCGCGTCCACGGGCGCACCGGCGAGCCGTGCCCGGTGTGCGGCGAGCCGGTCCGGGAGGTGTCGTTCGCCGACTCCTCCCTCCAGTACTGCCCGCGCTGCCAGACCGGCGGCCGGGTGCTGGCCGACCGCCGCATGTCGCGGCTGCTCAAGTAG
- a CDS encoding universal stress protein, producing the protein MGGLPVIAAVDGSEPSLRALDWAVQAARLHGAELLVAHVWPWPPNIHGAPEPPPTAPPAVEDPVLDGVRERLAGREGMPETRFTTLSGTPSAALPELGGQGRLLVLGSRGRGGFASLLLGSNGRACAAHAACPVVVVPHHERGRGAVAEPVGRVVLGLEPQETVDAVVDFAFREALLRGAQLQVVTTYPVPFSTLTLLGAPQMDLTDPEGPEIARETGQAQRERLEHATRGRASEVDIDWVVAPGDAAGRLVDTSDAADLVVVGRHRHRLRHAGMFVGSVSNAVLLHAHCPIAVVPPGDR; encoded by the coding sequence ATGGGCGGATTGCCGGTCATCGCGGCCGTCGACGGGTCCGAGCCGAGTCTGCGGGCCCTGGACTGGGCCGTGCAGGCGGCCCGGCTGCACGGCGCCGAGCTGCTGGTGGCACACGTGTGGCCCTGGCCGCCCAACATCCACGGCGCGCCCGAGCCGCCCCCCACCGCGCCCCCCGCCGTCGAGGACCCGGTGCTCGACGGCGTCCGCGAGCGCCTCGCGGGCCGGGAGGGGATGCCGGAGACCCGCTTCACCACGCTCAGCGGCACCCCGTCCGCCGCCCTGCCGGAGCTGGGCGGGCAGGGTCGGCTGCTGGTGCTCGGCTCACGGGGCCGGGGAGGGTTCGCCAGCCTGCTGCTGGGGTCCAACGGGCGGGCCTGCGCGGCGCACGCGGCCTGCCCCGTCGTGGTCGTGCCGCACCACGAGCGCGGTCGCGGGGCGGTGGCCGAGCCCGTCGGACGCGTCGTCCTCGGCCTGGAGCCGCAGGAGACGGTCGACGCGGTGGTGGACTTCGCCTTCCGGGAGGCGCTGCTGCGCGGCGCGCAGCTCCAGGTCGTCACGACCTACCCGGTGCCGTTCTCCACGCTCACCCTGCTCGGCGCTCCCCAGATGGACCTGACCGACCCCGAGGGGCCGGAGATCGCCCGGGAGACGGGGCAGGCCCAGCGGGAGCGGCTGGAGCACGCCACGCGGGGCCGCGCCTCGGAGGTCGACATCGACTGGGTCGTGGCGCCCGGCGACGCGGCCGGACGGCTGGTCGACACCTCCGACGCGGCCGACCTCGTCGTCGTCGGACGGCATCGTCACCGGCTGCGGCACGCGGGGATGTTCGTCGGCTCGGTGTCGAACGCCGTCCTGCTGCACGCCCACTGCCCGATCGCCGTGGTGCCACCGGGGGACCGCTGA